From Diospyros lotus cultivar Yz01 chromosome 4, ASM1463336v1, whole genome shotgun sequence, a single genomic window includes:
- the LOC127799468 gene encoding uncharacterized protein LOC127799468 isoform X1, which yields MNQRSNGLSSAQRSKSFQGEGPNWVLIAGGALLSTLSIRLGFKLKQVLDSKESENICNGLKAKPGNGKPTDRKKSGSCHLHSNGYCFAQDEDACFNYLSSATQGLEEVKQESDSQLLAEREMALSLVTVPATEFNKENGITWSSSADRLELPQKPFHHSNSSDSPCVSESGSDFFSKREVIQKLRQQLKRRDDMILEMQEQIVELQNSLRSQLSHSSHLQSMLDVANQDLLNSEREIQRLRKAIADHCVGQVDPNYKPLAVPIWPSEGTNGHTNGYLNNESRLESSSEKGGGERHRIETLKWEVDELKEVIEGKEYLLQNYKEQKAELSTKVKELQLKLDSQLPNIF from the exons ATGAATCAAAGAAGCAATGGGTTATCAAGCGCTCAAAGGTCCAAGAGTTTCCAAGGGGAGGGTCCAAATTGGGTGCTTATTGCTGGTGGTGCCTTATTGAGTACATTATCTATTCGCCTGGGTTTCAAGCTGAAACAGGTGCTTGATTCAAAGGAATCAGAGAACATTTGCAATGGCTTAAAAG CAAAGCCAGGGAATGGAAAACCTACTGACAGAAAGAAGTCAGGGAGTTGTCATTTGCATTCTAATGGATACTGCTTTGCCCAGGATGAGGATGCCTGCTTCAATTACCTATCAT CAGCAACTCAAGGTTTGGAAGAAGTTAAGCAGGAATCTGATAGCCAATTGTTGGCAGAGCGTGAAATGGCTCTGTCTCTGGTGACAGTTCCCGCTACTGAATTCAATAAAGAGAATGGCATAACATGGTCGTCATCTGCTGACCGGCTTGAGCTCCCCCAGAAGCCGTTTCATCACTCGAACAGCTCCGACTCTCCATGTGTTTCAGAATCTGGATCTGATTTCTTCAGCAAGCGAGAAGTGATTCAGAAGCTAAGGCAGCAGCTGAAGAGAAGGGATGATATGATACTGGAAATGCAAGAGCAGATTGTGGAATTGCAGAATTCACTCAGATCacagttgtctcattcttctcaCCTGCAATCGATGCTGGATGTTGCGAACCAAGATCTGCTCAACTCGGAACGAGAAATCCAGAGACTGAGGAAAGCAATTGCTGATCATTGTGTGGGACAAGTTGATCCCAATTACAAGCCACTGGCAGTCCCAATATGGCCATCTGAAGGGACAAATGGCCACACGAATGGGTATCTGAACAATGAGAGTAGATTGGAGTCTTCATCAGAGAAGGGCGGAGGAGAAAGACACAGGATTGAGACTCTGAAATGGGAAGTTGATGAGTTGAAGGAAGTTATAGAAGGGAAAGAGTACCTGCTGCAGAACTACAAGGAGCAGAAAGCAGAGCTGTCCACTAAGGTCAAGGAGTTGCAGCTGAAATTGGATTCTCAGCTTCCAAACATTTTCTAG
- the LOC127799468 gene encoding uncharacterized protein LOC127799468 isoform X3 — protein sequence MNQRSNGLSSAQRSKSFQGEGPNWVLIAGGALLSTLSIRLGFKLKQVLDSKESENICNGLKGNGKPTDRKKSGSCHLHSNGYCFAQDEDACFNYLSSATQGLEEVKQESDSQLLAEREMALSLVTVPATEFNKENGITWSSSADRLELPQKPFHHSNSSDSPCVSESGSDFFSKREVIQKLRQQLKRRDDMILEMQEQIVELQNSLRSQLSHSSHLQSMLDVANQDLLNSEREIQRLRKAIADHCVGQVDPNYKPLAVPIWPSEGTNGHTNGYLNNESRLESSSEKGGGERHRIETLKWEVDELKEVIEGKEYLLQNYKEQKAELSTKVKELQLKLDSQLPNIF from the exons ATGAATCAAAGAAGCAATGGGTTATCAAGCGCTCAAAGGTCCAAGAGTTTCCAAGGGGAGGGTCCAAATTGGGTGCTTATTGCTGGTGGTGCCTTATTGAGTACATTATCTATTCGCCTGGGTTTCAAGCTGAAACAGGTGCTTGATTCAAAGGAATCAGAGAACATTTGCAATGGCTTAAAAG GGAATGGAAAACCTACTGACAGAAAGAAGTCAGGGAGTTGTCATTTGCATTCTAATGGATACTGCTTTGCCCAGGATGAGGATGCCTGCTTCAATTACCTATCAT CAGCAACTCAAGGTTTGGAAGAAGTTAAGCAGGAATCTGATAGCCAATTGTTGGCAGAGCGTGAAATGGCTCTGTCTCTGGTGACAGTTCCCGCTACTGAATTCAATAAAGAGAATGGCATAACATGGTCGTCATCTGCTGACCGGCTTGAGCTCCCCCAGAAGCCGTTTCATCACTCGAACAGCTCCGACTCTCCATGTGTTTCAGAATCTGGATCTGATTTCTTCAGCAAGCGAGAAGTGATTCAGAAGCTAAGGCAGCAGCTGAAGAGAAGGGATGATATGATACTGGAAATGCAAGAGCAGATTGTGGAATTGCAGAATTCACTCAGATCacagttgtctcattcttctcaCCTGCAATCGATGCTGGATGTTGCGAACCAAGATCTGCTCAACTCGGAACGAGAAATCCAGAGACTGAGGAAAGCAATTGCTGATCATTGTGTGGGACAAGTTGATCCCAATTACAAGCCACTGGCAGTCCCAATATGGCCATCTGAAGGGACAAATGGCCACACGAATGGGTATCTGAACAATGAGAGTAGATTGGAGTCTTCATCAGAGAAGGGCGGAGGAGAAAGACACAGGATTGAGACTCTGAAATGGGAAGTTGATGAGTTGAAGGAAGTTATAGAAGGGAAAGAGTACCTGCTGCAGAACTACAAGGAGCAGAAAGCAGAGCTGTCCACTAAGGTCAAGGAGTTGCAGCTGAAATTGGATTCTCAGCTTCCAAACATTTTCTAG
- the LOC127799468 gene encoding uncharacterized protein LOC127799468 isoform X4, translating into MNQRSNGLSSAQRSKSFQGEGPNWVLIAGGALLSTLSIRLGFKLKQVLDSKESENICNGLKGNGKPTDRKKSGSCHLHSNGYCFAQDEDACFNYLSSTQGLEEVKQESDSQLLAEREMALSLVTVPATEFNKENGITWSSSADRLELPQKPFHHSNSSDSPCVSESGSDFFSKREVIQKLRQQLKRRDDMILEMQEQIVELQNSLRSQLSHSSHLQSMLDVANQDLLNSEREIQRLRKAIADHCVGQVDPNYKPLAVPIWPSEGTNGHTNGYLNNESRLESSSEKGGGERHRIETLKWEVDELKEVIEGKEYLLQNYKEQKAELSTKVKELQLKLDSQLPNIF; encoded by the exons ATGAATCAAAGAAGCAATGGGTTATCAAGCGCTCAAAGGTCCAAGAGTTTCCAAGGGGAGGGTCCAAATTGGGTGCTTATTGCTGGTGGTGCCTTATTGAGTACATTATCTATTCGCCTGGGTTTCAAGCTGAAACAGGTGCTTGATTCAAAGGAATCAGAGAACATTTGCAATGGCTTAAAAG GGAATGGAAAACCTACTGACAGAAAGAAGTCAGGGAGTTGTCATTTGCATTCTAATGGATACTGCTTTGCCCAGGATGAGGATGCCTGCTTCAATTACCTATCAT CAACTCAAGGTTTGGAAGAAGTTAAGCAGGAATCTGATAGCCAATTGTTGGCAGAGCGTGAAATGGCTCTGTCTCTGGTGACAGTTCCCGCTACTGAATTCAATAAAGAGAATGGCATAACATGGTCGTCATCTGCTGACCGGCTTGAGCTCCCCCAGAAGCCGTTTCATCACTCGAACAGCTCCGACTCTCCATGTGTTTCAGAATCTGGATCTGATTTCTTCAGCAAGCGAGAAGTGATTCAGAAGCTAAGGCAGCAGCTGAAGAGAAGGGATGATATGATACTGGAAATGCAAGAGCAGATTGTGGAATTGCAGAATTCACTCAGATCacagttgtctcattcttctcaCCTGCAATCGATGCTGGATGTTGCGAACCAAGATCTGCTCAACTCGGAACGAGAAATCCAGAGACTGAGGAAAGCAATTGCTGATCATTGTGTGGGACAAGTTGATCCCAATTACAAGCCACTGGCAGTCCCAATATGGCCATCTGAAGGGACAAATGGCCACACGAATGGGTATCTGAACAATGAGAGTAGATTGGAGTCTTCATCAGAGAAGGGCGGAGGAGAAAGACACAGGATTGAGACTCTGAAATGGGAAGTTGATGAGTTGAAGGAAGTTATAGAAGGGAAAGAGTACCTGCTGCAGAACTACAAGGAGCAGAAAGCAGAGCTGTCCACTAAGGTCAAGGAGTTGCAGCTGAAATTGGATTCTCAGCTTCCAAACATTTTCTAG
- the LOC127799468 gene encoding uncharacterized protein LOC127799468 isoform X2, with product MNQRSNGLSSAQRSKSFQGEGPNWVLIAGGALLSTLSIRLGFKLKQVLDSKESENICNGLKAKPGNGKPTDRKKSGSCHLHSNGYCFAQDEDACFNYLSSTQGLEEVKQESDSQLLAEREMALSLVTVPATEFNKENGITWSSSADRLELPQKPFHHSNSSDSPCVSESGSDFFSKREVIQKLRQQLKRRDDMILEMQEQIVELQNSLRSQLSHSSHLQSMLDVANQDLLNSEREIQRLRKAIADHCVGQVDPNYKPLAVPIWPSEGTNGHTNGYLNNESRLESSSEKGGGERHRIETLKWEVDELKEVIEGKEYLLQNYKEQKAELSTKVKELQLKLDSQLPNIF from the exons ATGAATCAAAGAAGCAATGGGTTATCAAGCGCTCAAAGGTCCAAGAGTTTCCAAGGGGAGGGTCCAAATTGGGTGCTTATTGCTGGTGGTGCCTTATTGAGTACATTATCTATTCGCCTGGGTTTCAAGCTGAAACAGGTGCTTGATTCAAAGGAATCAGAGAACATTTGCAATGGCTTAAAAG CAAAGCCAGGGAATGGAAAACCTACTGACAGAAAGAAGTCAGGGAGTTGTCATTTGCATTCTAATGGATACTGCTTTGCCCAGGATGAGGATGCCTGCTTCAATTACCTATCAT CAACTCAAGGTTTGGAAGAAGTTAAGCAGGAATCTGATAGCCAATTGTTGGCAGAGCGTGAAATGGCTCTGTCTCTGGTGACAGTTCCCGCTACTGAATTCAATAAAGAGAATGGCATAACATGGTCGTCATCTGCTGACCGGCTTGAGCTCCCCCAGAAGCCGTTTCATCACTCGAACAGCTCCGACTCTCCATGTGTTTCAGAATCTGGATCTGATTTCTTCAGCAAGCGAGAAGTGATTCAGAAGCTAAGGCAGCAGCTGAAGAGAAGGGATGATATGATACTGGAAATGCAAGAGCAGATTGTGGAATTGCAGAATTCACTCAGATCacagttgtctcattcttctcaCCTGCAATCGATGCTGGATGTTGCGAACCAAGATCTGCTCAACTCGGAACGAGAAATCCAGAGACTGAGGAAAGCAATTGCTGATCATTGTGTGGGACAAGTTGATCCCAATTACAAGCCACTGGCAGTCCCAATATGGCCATCTGAAGGGACAAATGGCCACACGAATGGGTATCTGAACAATGAGAGTAGATTGGAGTCTTCATCAGAGAAGGGCGGAGGAGAAAGACACAGGATTGAGACTCTGAAATGGGAAGTTGATGAGTTGAAGGAAGTTATAGAAGGGAAAGAGTACCTGCTGCAGAACTACAAGGAGCAGAAAGCAGAGCTGTCCACTAAGGTCAAGGAGTTGCAGCTGAAATTGGATTCTCAGCTTCCAAACATTTTCTAG
- the LOC127799468 gene encoding uncharacterized protein LOC127799468 isoform X5 — MNQRSNGLSSAQRSKSFQGEGPNWVLIAGGALLSTLSIRLGFKLKQPGNGKPTDRKKSGSCHLHSNGYCFAQDEDACFNYLSSATQGLEEVKQESDSQLLAEREMALSLVTVPATEFNKENGITWSSSADRLELPQKPFHHSNSSDSPCVSESGSDFFSKREVIQKLRQQLKRRDDMILEMQEQIVELQNSLRSQLSHSSHLQSMLDVANQDLLNSEREIQRLRKAIADHCVGQVDPNYKPLAVPIWPSEGTNGHTNGYLNNESRLESSSEKGGGERHRIETLKWEVDELKEVIEGKEYLLQNYKEQKAELSTKVKELQLKLDSQLPNIF; from the exons ATGAATCAAAGAAGCAATGGGTTATCAAGCGCTCAAAGGTCCAAGAGTTTCCAAGGGGAGGGTCCAAATTGGGTGCTTATTGCTGGTGGTGCCTTATTGAGTACATTATCTATTCGCCTGGGTTTCAAGCTGAAACAG CCAGGGAATGGAAAACCTACTGACAGAAAGAAGTCAGGGAGTTGTCATTTGCATTCTAATGGATACTGCTTTGCCCAGGATGAGGATGCCTGCTTCAATTACCTATCAT CAGCAACTCAAGGTTTGGAAGAAGTTAAGCAGGAATCTGATAGCCAATTGTTGGCAGAGCGTGAAATGGCTCTGTCTCTGGTGACAGTTCCCGCTACTGAATTCAATAAAGAGAATGGCATAACATGGTCGTCATCTGCTGACCGGCTTGAGCTCCCCCAGAAGCCGTTTCATCACTCGAACAGCTCCGACTCTCCATGTGTTTCAGAATCTGGATCTGATTTCTTCAGCAAGCGAGAAGTGATTCAGAAGCTAAGGCAGCAGCTGAAGAGAAGGGATGATATGATACTGGAAATGCAAGAGCAGATTGTGGAATTGCAGAATTCACTCAGATCacagttgtctcattcttctcaCCTGCAATCGATGCTGGATGTTGCGAACCAAGATCTGCTCAACTCGGAACGAGAAATCCAGAGACTGAGGAAAGCAATTGCTGATCATTGTGTGGGACAAGTTGATCCCAATTACAAGCCACTGGCAGTCCCAATATGGCCATCTGAAGGGACAAATGGCCACACGAATGGGTATCTGAACAATGAGAGTAGATTGGAGTCTTCATCAGAGAAGGGCGGAGGAGAAAGACACAGGATTGAGACTCTGAAATGGGAAGTTGATGAGTTGAAGGAAGTTATAGAAGGGAAAGAGTACCTGCTGCAGAACTACAAGGAGCAGAAAGCAGAGCTGTCCACTAAGGTCAAGGAGTTGCAGCTGAAATTGGATTCTCAGCTTCCAAACATTTTCTAG